A DNA window from Comamonas fluminis contains the following coding sequences:
- a CDS encoding SurA N-terminal domain-containing protein: MFESIRKHSKFVMILLFLLIIPSFVVVGVNQNYFTESSHAVARVDGHDITQQDWDNAHRAESDRLRAQNPSMDAKLLDSPQARYATLEKLVRDRVLAAAAQKMHLTTTDAELVRTLQDIPAIAALKKPDGSLDAEAYKALVGAQGMTPEGFEANLRKELALNQVLGSVTATSFSTDAQLKQAMDALYQRREIQVARFDSAAFASKVQTGEAELKAFYEANTALFKQPEEATVEYVQLDLASVAAGITLSEDDLRTYYKENAQRLAGPEERRASHILINAPKDAPAAEREKAKAKAAELLAQVRKDPKIFAEVAKKESQDPGSAPNGGDLGFFGHGAMVKPFEDAVFKMKEGEVSDVIESDFGYHIIELTGIKAPKVPSFEEMRPKLEADLKQQQAQRKFAEVAEAFTNGVYEQSDSLQPVADKLKLTIHKAEHVTRQAAAGAQGPMANTRFLEALFSTDALENKRNTDAVELAPSSLVAGRVVKYSPARTLAMDEVGDKLKQLYTQKKAAELAAEEGKAKLAQWKSKPETAQLPAAVEVGRDQAKDLPREVLDAAMRASTQTLPAWEGVDLGSAGYAVVKINRIAQRPAAEPQLVEQQKSQFTQWASMAEVMAYYELLKKEFKVQIKVPRP; encoded by the coding sequence ATGTTCGAATCCATCCGCAAGCATTCCAAGTTCGTAATGATCTTGTTGTTCTTGCTGATCATTCCGTCTTTTGTGGTTGTTGGAGTCAACCAGAACTACTTTACCGAATCAAGCCACGCTGTGGCTCGTGTGGACGGGCATGACATAACCCAGCAGGACTGGGACAACGCGCACCGCGCGGAGAGTGACCGACTGCGCGCCCAGAATCCCTCCATGGATGCCAAGCTGCTGGATTCTCCGCAAGCGCGTTACGCCACATTGGAAAAGCTGGTGCGCGACCGCGTGCTGGCGGCAGCTGCACAAAAAATGCACCTGACCACCACCGATGCCGAGCTGGTGCGCACCCTGCAGGATATTCCTGCGATTGCTGCCTTGAAAAAGCCCGATGGCTCGCTGGATGCAGAAGCCTATAAGGCTCTGGTCGGCGCTCAGGGTATGACGCCCGAAGGCTTCGAAGCCAATCTGCGCAAAGAGCTGGCTCTCAATCAAGTGCTGGGCAGCGTAACGGCTACGAGCTTCTCGACCGACGCGCAGCTCAAGCAAGCAATGGATGCGCTGTATCAGCGTCGTGAAATTCAGGTGGCGCGCTTTGATTCGGCGGCATTTGCTTCCAAGGTGCAGACTGGTGAAGCAGAGCTGAAGGCTTTTTATGAAGCCAACACCGCTTTGTTCAAGCAGCCTGAAGAGGCCACTGTTGAATACGTGCAGCTGGACCTGGCTTCCGTGGCTGCTGGTATCACCTTGAGCGAAGATGACCTGCGTACCTACTACAAGGAAAATGCGCAGCGTCTGGCTGGCCCCGAAGAGCGCCGTGCCAGCCATATTCTGATCAATGCACCCAAGGACGCACCTGCGGCAGAGCGCGAAAAAGCCAAGGCCAAGGCCGCTGAATTGCTGGCGCAAGTGCGCAAGGACCCCAAAATCTTTGCGGAAGTGGCCAAGAAGGAATCTCAGGATCCAGGATCGGCCCCCAATGGTGGCGATCTCGGCTTCTTTGGTCACGGTGCCATGGTCAAACCTTTTGAAGACGCCGTTTTCAAGATGAAGGAAGGCGAGGTCAGCGATGTCATCGAATCCGATTTTGGTTATCACATCATCGAATTGACTGGCATCAAGGCACCCAAGGTGCCAAGCTTTGAAGAAATGCGTCCCAAGCTGGAAGCGGATCTCAAGCAACAGCAGGCGCAGCGCAAATTTGCCGAAGTGGCAGAAGCCTTTACCAACGGTGTCTATGAACAGTCCGACAGCTTGCAGCCTGTGGCAGACAAGCTCAAGCTGACTATCCATAAGGCAGAGCATGTGACACGTCAGGCTGCTGCAGGCGCGCAAGGCCCCATGGCCAACACACGTTTCCTGGAAGCGCTGTTCTCTACAGACGCTCTGGAAAACAAGCGCAATACAGATGCAGTTGAACTAGCGCCAAGTAGCCTGGTCGCAGGGCGTGTGGTGAAGTATTCGCCTGCCCGTACGCTGGCAATGGATGAAGTGGGTGACAAGCTCAAGCAGCTCTACACCCAGAAGAAGGCTGCAGAGCTGGCTGCTGAAGAAGGCAAGGCCAAGCTGGCGCAATGGAAGTCCAAGCCTGAAACCGCTCAGTTGCCTGCAGCAGTGGAAGTGGGCCGTGACCAGGCCAAGGACTTGCCACGCGAAGTGCTGGATGCTGCCATGCGTGCATCCACTCAAACGCTGCCAGCCTGGGAAGGTGTTGATCTGGGTTCAGCCGGTTATGCGGTTGTCAAGATCAATCGCATTGCCCAGCGCCCTGCGGCCGAGCCTCAATTGGTGGAGCAGCAGAAGTCACAGTTCACACAATGGGCTTCCATGGCTGAAGTCATGGCCTACTACGAGCTGCTGAAAAAAGAGTTCAAGGTTCAGATCAAGGTTCCTCGTCCCTGA
- a CDS encoding TssA family type VI secretion system protein, producing the protein MSSSYAEAFIKNIDDLEPAGTDVRSLPQYETLQAEIEKLSNPHSNGSPDWTVVITLAQDLLKNSGKDILIGSYLAHALTIKNGIEGLFDGLSVIHGLIKNYWETMYPSVRRLRGRSNAVQWLVDRTESLFNENEFIFEQEYPASLIDGINKIINGVDASLASYIGEESPNFSSLKRHLQKLRSHPEYTQKSQIISSEKIEFDHTSDLSSNSDKNNNINLISIDKSLISKENLDLALQDINKNINAVSDFFLEKEISDGRSYLFKRFSNWSEITFTPPHNDFISAVPGPLDQQIQILRSLRENKNNIDIINFTESIISTHPFWLDLNLACAEALMRSGEAYQQALHEVGCATSWFTHRFPEISSLKFSSGVPFADEETKKWISSLDTNIPPSKDLEKSSSIDEILSFARNDDDLTSVIFSLKKMTNLFESGKINPSELLLSKIKICEIILKRGINANLSALANDIINTVERHALESWDKNLALQALIVSYQIYFKIDDFEKIKKTIDKISSIDTSSAFELLTI; encoded by the coding sequence ATGAGTAGTTCCTATGCCGAAGCTTTTATTAAAAATATAGATGACCTGGAACCTGCGGGTACAGATGTTCGCTCACTGCCTCAGTACGAAACCCTGCAAGCAGAAATTGAAAAGCTATCTAATCCCCATAGTAATGGAAGCCCAGACTGGACCGTTGTAATAACACTAGCACAAGATTTACTAAAAAATAGCGGAAAAGATATTCTTATTGGAAGCTATCTTGCGCATGCCCTTACCATCAAAAATGGAATAGAAGGTCTATTTGACGGATTGAGCGTAATCCATGGTCTGATAAAAAATTACTGGGAAACCATGTATCCATCAGTCCGCCGCTTACGTGGCCGTAGCAATGCAGTTCAGTGGCTTGTCGATAGAACTGAAAGTCTCTTTAATGAAAATGAATTTATTTTTGAGCAAGAGTATCCAGCCTCTCTCATTGATGGAATTAATAAAATAATTAATGGAGTAGATGCTTCATTAGCATCCTATATTGGAGAAGAATCACCTAACTTCTCCTCCCTCAAGAGACACTTACAAAAACTCAGATCGCACCCTGAATATACGCAAAAATCACAAATAATTTCAAGCGAAAAAATAGAATTCGATCACACAAGTGATTTATCATCAAATTCCGATAAAAATAATAACATTAATTTAATTTCAATTGACAAATCTCTCATCTCCAAGGAAAATTTAGATTTAGCACTACAAGATATTAATAAAAATATAAATGCAGTATCAGATTTTTTTCTGGAAAAGGAAATTTCCGATGGAAGATCATATTTATTCAAACGATTTTCAAATTGGTCAGAAATTACATTTACCCCTCCTCATAATGATTTCATATCTGCAGTTCCTGGACCTTTAGATCAGCAAATCCAAATATTGCGATCCCTCAGGGAAAACAAAAACAATATTGATATTATAAATTTTACTGAGTCAATTATTTCTACACATCCGTTTTGGCTAGATTTAAACTTAGCATGTGCAGAAGCTTTAATGAGATCTGGTGAAGCTTATCAGCAAGCTCTCCATGAAGTAGGCTGTGCGACCTCTTGGTTTACTCATCGCTTTCCAGAAATATCCAGCTTAAAATTTAGCTCAGGAGTCCCATTTGCGGATGAAGAAACAAAAAAATGGATTTCATCACTCGATACGAATATTCCGCCCTCAAAAGATTTAGAAAAATCTTCATCCATCGATGAAATCCTTTCATTCGCAAGAAATGATGATGATCTCACATCTGTTATTTTTTCCCTAAAAAAAATGACGAATCTATTTGAATCAGGAAAAATAAATCCATCAGAGTTACTTTTATCAAAAATAAAAATATGTGAAATAATCTTAAAAAGAGGCATTAATGCAAACTTAAGTGCATTAGCTAATGATATTATAAATACTGTTGAGAGGCATGCTTTAGAGAGTTGGGATAAAAACCTTGCATTGCAAGCACTGATTGTTTCCTATCAGATATATTTTAAAATTGATGATTTTGAAAAAATAAAAAAAACAATTGATAAAATATCAAGCATTGATACTTCTAGTGCTTTTGAGCTTCTTACCATTTAA
- a CDS encoding type VI secretion protein IcmF/TssM N-terminal domain-containing protein, protein MNLLRKILLLTIVFILIGLLSWALALHQGWSLWSIAVILTATVGIYLTFIFVKRLWIWLRARSQITKVKSSHTTSTTNALSLKEKWKNSISLIKKSGLKRKGNPVDALPWYMVIGHSGDGKTSALARSRLSLPIMQKRKMDEITSTLNCDWWYFENSIVLDCAGRYVESDGNEKDSQEWDLNLDLLAQFRRKEGLNGLVLVISVERLLSPNTQGIEDEALFLRGRIEQLIRLFNKRFPIYVLITKCDQIYGFESWIHHLSENQISQVMGYTQADLDNEIDTEYFLNEAFSSILSRLKQSRIKLIDSHPEMASKLLIFPAELENIHPKLEIFLNACLGTNPYLELPLLRGIFFSSSRQDGGAKSQLLSQILAEPKHEETHTGIFLRDFFDNLLPKDKSISQPAKIRNFWYTITHNIGIAAWLLLILSIAAILTISFVRNINTVTAVQHSYPANIQWTGNLSKDSLTLLEISKSIEELEKNNNHYISRFLADRSTLATLEEDLKNNYQELYNRYILPSTEGSFYKHVEKLLINDPNKDLPILILSQIRYTNLIQAKVHGAEISDLESMPRIPYDGSQEQSKDAVKLHNNLVDLFISHLAWTEKSSPKLIERLGKEQSSLLRISSQGQPFSWAPPLVKRIHPEIPDIKLSYFWGGNSNPSENLSDIEIPAMYTRAGAERISSWIHEYSTASNNGPKFLGDKAIFNELYLQSRFQSWKNFIARFPEGERLLNGEKQWRSLLNEINDDNSPYFKLIDVLKDEFSDVDSSSYPEWLKIAIWFSKLRQEEKTTKNNGENGQLISAINAAGGKAIRQTLSGNPHQGKTTINDHIDEVTTLRTLIENVNTAAIQAAAGPGSAYQAAVDLYAFGIDTNAEKESPLTLALKDFEKLRAMHPPLTPDQEDIWKLIAGPSHFTMRYMNQQASCSLQSEWESQVLWPMQSVGSTEEAVDLLYGIDGSVWKFTDTLAKPFLVRSSTNFSLRTAFNNNFPLTQGYISNLNTSIGKRIDQIVLQQESALKKQRKLIERQEQQQQQKIQSISEKQKKSDIESILAEQRINLDNIKNSKFLVQITAQPTGVNKSSAAQPYQTTLSIQCSKNTFTLNNFNFPVTTNFEWSASDCGDTSLKINIDNIVLEKKYIGPLSFVDFLQDFRDGKHIFKSTSFPRQMNQLEKLNIQEISLRFDLEGTTKIISAASQINEIIKSIEQSKDKLQQAQQSILLSEMKSSDEITPENEISDFSRRPFSHILKDVALPHQIGVCWKKQSMASSATQSLQQMLKSMSGDKILSSRPGSL, encoded by the coding sequence ATGAATTTACTTCGCAAAATTTTATTACTCACCATAGTATTCATATTAATTGGACTTCTCAGTTGGGCTCTTGCTTTACATCAGGGCTGGTCCTTATGGAGCATTGCAGTAATTTTGACTGCAACAGTCGGAATTTATTTAACTTTTATTTTCGTAAAAAGATTATGGATATGGCTTCGTGCAAGAAGTCAAATTACCAAGGTTAAAAGCTCACACACCACATCCACGACCAATGCACTCTCTCTTAAAGAAAAATGGAAGAATTCAATTTCTCTCATTAAAAAATCCGGATTAAAGCGCAAAGGGAATCCCGTAGATGCCTTACCTTGGTATATGGTTATCGGGCATTCTGGCGATGGAAAAACAAGTGCATTGGCTCGTTCGCGTCTTTCACTGCCGATCATGCAGAAACGAAAGATGGATGAAATTACCAGCACACTCAATTGTGACTGGTGGTACTTTGAAAATTCAATTGTTCTTGATTGTGCTGGACGCTATGTCGAGTCTGATGGTAACGAAAAAGACAGCCAGGAATGGGATCTCAACCTAGACCTGCTTGCCCAATTCCGTCGCAAGGAAGGTTTAAATGGTTTAGTCTTGGTTATTAGTGTCGAACGCCTTCTCTCCCCCAACACACAAGGAATTGAAGATGAAGCACTTTTCTTGCGCGGAAGAATTGAGCAGCTAATCAGGCTTTTTAATAAAAGATTCCCAATTTATGTGTTAATTACAAAATGTGACCAGATATATGGATTTGAAAGCTGGATTCACCACCTTTCAGAAAATCAAATATCTCAAGTCATGGGATACACACAAGCCGACCTTGACAATGAGATTGATACAGAATATTTTCTAAATGAAGCATTCTCCAGCATTCTTAGCAGACTTAAACAATCACGCATAAAGTTGATTGACAGCCATCCAGAAATGGCATCTAAATTATTAATTTTCCCGGCCGAGCTTGAAAATATTCATCCTAAATTAGAAATATTTTTAAATGCTTGCTTAGGTACAAATCCATATTTAGAGCTTCCTCTTCTACGTGGAATTTTCTTTTCTAGTTCACGCCAAGATGGTGGAGCAAAATCTCAGCTCCTATCACAGATATTGGCTGAGCCCAAACATGAAGAAACTCATACGGGAATTTTTCTACGAGATTTTTTTGATAATCTCCTCCCTAAAGATAAAAGCATATCCCAGCCTGCAAAAATAAGAAATTTCTGGTACACCATCACACACAATATTGGTATAGCTGCATGGCTATTGCTGATACTCTCTATTGCAGCAATATTAACAATATCATTTGTTCGCAATATAAATACAGTAACCGCTGTTCAACACAGCTACCCTGCCAATATTCAATGGACTGGTAATTTATCAAAAGATTCCTTAACTCTTTTAGAAATAAGCAAATCCATTGAAGAACTAGAGAAAAATAACAATCATTATATTTCAAGATTTTTGGCAGACCGTAGCACTCTCGCGACCTTGGAAGAAGATCTTAAAAATAACTATCAAGAGCTCTACAACAGATATATTCTGCCTTCCACTGAAGGAAGCTTCTATAAACATGTAGAAAAATTATTAATTAATGATCCAAATAAAGATTTACCAATATTAATTCTCAGTCAAATTCGTTATACCAACCTTATTCAAGCAAAAGTTCATGGGGCTGAAATTAGCGATCTGGAAAGTATGCCTCGCATCCCCTATGATGGCTCTCAAGAGCAATCTAAGGATGCTGTCAAACTTCACAACAATCTAGTTGATCTATTTATCTCGCACCTTGCTTGGACAGAAAAATCTTCTCCCAAGCTAATAGAAAGACTTGGCAAAGAACAAAGTTCTTTGCTGCGTATATCCTCCCAAGGGCAGCCATTTTCTTGGGCTCCTCCCCTAGTGAAGCGTATTCATCCAGAAATACCAGATATAAAACTATCTTACTTTTGGGGAGGGAATTCAAACCCTTCAGAAAATCTGTCAGACATAGAAATACCTGCGATGTATACGAGAGCAGGAGCTGAAAGAATTTCATCTTGGATTCATGAATATTCAACAGCAAGCAACAATGGCCCAAAATTCTTGGGTGACAAGGCAATTTTTAATGAGTTGTACTTGCAATCCAGATTTCAAAGCTGGAAAAATTTTATTGCACGATTTCCTGAAGGGGAGCGACTTCTTAATGGAGAGAAGCAGTGGCGCAGCCTATTAAATGAAATCAATGACGACAACAGCCCTTATTTCAAATTAATTGATGTTCTCAAAGATGAGTTTTCTGATGTCGATTCTTCATCATACCCAGAATGGCTAAAAATTGCCATCTGGTTCTCAAAATTACGCCAAGAAGAAAAGACAACCAAAAATAATGGAGAAAATGGTCAATTGATATCTGCCATCAATGCCGCAGGAGGCAAAGCCATACGACAAACCCTCAGCGGTAATCCTCATCAAGGAAAGACAACAATTAATGATCATATTGATGAAGTCACCACACTGAGAACACTGATTGAAAATGTCAACACGGCAGCCATACAGGCTGCTGCTGGCCCTGGAAGTGCTTATCAAGCAGCAGTAGATCTTTATGCTTTTGGCATTGATACGAATGCCGAAAAGGAATCACCTCTTACATTGGCTCTGAAAGACTTTGAAAAATTGCGAGCCATGCATCCACCATTAACACCAGACCAAGAGGACATCTGGAAGCTCATTGCTGGCCCAAGCCATTTCACCATGCGATATATGAATCAGCAGGCAAGTTGCTCTCTGCAGTCAGAATGGGAATCGCAGGTTCTCTGGCCCATGCAGTCTGTTGGGAGCACAGAAGAAGCTGTAGACCTGCTGTACGGAATAGATGGCTCTGTTTGGAAATTTACGGATACCTTGGCAAAGCCATTTCTTGTACGGTCTTCTACGAATTTCAGCCTTCGCACAGCATTTAATAATAATTTCCCTTTAACTCAGGGTTATATTTCAAACCTTAATACTTCTATTGGGAAGAGAATAGATCAGATTGTTTTACAGCAAGAATCCGCACTCAAAAAACAGAGAAAATTAATAGAGCGGCAGGAACAACAGCAACAGCAAAAAATTCAATCTATTTCAGAGAAACAAAAAAAATCAGATATTGAAAGTATTCTTGCTGAGCAACGCATAAATCTGGATAATATTAAAAATTCAAAATTTCTGGTGCAAATCACAGCTCAACCGACAGGTGTTAACAAATCTTCCGCTGCACAACCGTACCAAACAACACTCAGTATCCAATGCTCAAAAAATACATTTACTCTTAATAACTTCAATTTCCCTGTAACCACAAATTTCGAATGGTCAGCCTCTGATTGTGGCGACACTTCATTGAAAATCAATATTGACAATATTGTTCTTGAGAAAAAATATATAGGCCCCCTTTCTTTTGTTGATTTTTTGCAAGATTTTCGAGATGGTAAGCATATATTTAAATCAACTAGTTTTCCAAGACAAATGAATCAGCTTGAAAAGCTCAATATTCAGGAAATATCTCTGAGATTTGATCTAGAAGGTACTACAAAAATTATTTCAGCAGCATCTCAAATAAATGAAATAATTAAATCAATTGAGCAATCCAAAGATAAATTACAGCAAGCTCAGCAGAGCATTTTATTATCTGAGATGAAAAGTAGTGACGAGATCACACCGGAAAATGAAATCTCAGATTTTTCTCGACGCCCATTCTCTCATATTTTAAAAGATGTAGCTTTACCTCATCAAATTGGAGTATGTTGGAAAAAGCAATCCATGGCTAGCTCGGCCACTCAATCACTTCAGCAAATGTTAAAATCCATGTCTGGTGACAAAATACTCTCCTCACGACCTGGATCTTTATAA